In Nocardioides sp. W7, the genomic stretch GTTGAACCGGTCCTTGATCTGCGCCGCGACCTCGTCGGACATCTGGATGTCGGTCATCGCCTGCTCTCCGTGATCGGGCTCCCCGCGGGCCCGTCCTGCTGTTTGCGAACGTCTGGAACCTGCCCGGGACGGCGCCGGGCAAACGCCGACCCTCAGACGCCGAGACGGCGGCGCAGGAACCGCACCGTCTCCTCGATGGAGGTATGCCACTGCGGGGTGAACGAGTGGCGCTCCCCCGGGTAGACCTCCAGCCGGCTCGCGACCCCGGCCTCGGTGAGCAGCCGGTGGGTGGTCTGCGCCCACGGGAACGGGCACTGCTCGTCGTCGGTGCCGTGGTGCATCAGCACCGGCTCGGTGATCCGGTCGAAGTAGGTCCGCGAGGACAGACCCCGGTAGAAGTCCGGCCGCTCCTGCGGGGTGCCGAACCGGTCGAAGAGCGCGTCGACCGCCTCCGGCCGGCTGCGCGCCGTGAAGTGCCGCAGGTTGTCGAGGTAGCGCGAGCTCACGCCGGCGTACACGACCGCGGCGTCGACGATCCCGGGCTGCGCGACCAGGGCGTTGAGGGTGATCCCGCCGCCCATCGAGCGGCCGAGCATGGCCAGCTTGTCGGGATCGACGTACGGCTCCCGCTTCAGCGACGCGACGGCGTTGAGCGCGTCGCGGGCGTAGCCGAGCCGGCTCTCGCGCTGCAGCGGCGTGGCCGGGTCGGAGTCGGCGTGGCCGCGGTAGTCGGTGTGCAGGACGACGAAGCCGGCGTTCGCCAGCCAGTCTGCTCACGCGCCAGGCCCTGGCCCGGTGCGTAGATCGCCGGGTCGATGTAGCCGTGGTTGAGCACGATCCCCGGGAACGGCCCCCTCCCCTTCGGCCGCAGCAGCACCCCCGAGACCCGGACGTCGCCGCTGCGGTAGAGCACCCGGTGCCGGGTGTACGACGCCGTCTCGCCTTCGAGGGCCGTGAACCGGATCCGGCTGCCGCGGAACTCCTCGCGCATCAGCTGCGGCAGCGACGTCTCGTCGGTGACCGGCGGCAGGGTCTCGACCTGCTCGGTGGGCGTGGGGATCGGAGCGGGGGTGACCTCCTCGGAGGGGCTGCCGCTCGCGGAGGGGTCGGGTTTCGTGCCCGGCTCGTCGTCAGCGCTGCAGGCCACCAGCGGGACGAGCAGGAGCAGCGCGGCGAGCGTCGTACCCCTCCCTCTCCGGCTCATGCGAGCGGACCCTCCCGGTGGATCCGTCCGTGGGTGTGGCCGAGCCGCTCGCCGGTGCCGCCCCAGCGGCCGGCGATGATCTCGGCGGCGATGCTGATCGCGGTCTCCTCCGGGGTCCGGGCGCCGAGGTCCAGGCCGATCGGGCTCGAGAGCCGCGCCAGCTCGTCGTCGGTCAGCCCGGCCTCCTTCAGCCGCGCCATCCGGTCGTCGTGGGTGCGGCGCGAGCCCATCGCGCCGACGTAGGCCACCTCCGGCAGCCGCAGCGCCACCTCCAGCAGGGGTACGTCGAACTTCGGGTCGTGGGTGAGCACGGTGATCACCGTGCGCGGGTCGACCGCCCCGGCCTCCGCCTGCGCGGCGAGGTAGCGGTGCGGCCAGTCGACGACCACCTCGTCGGCGTCGGGGAAGCGGCTCGCGGTCGCGAACACCGGCCGCGCGTCGCACACGGTCACCCGGTAGCCGAGGAAGCTCCCCACCCGCGCCATCGCCGCCGCGAAGTCGATCGCCCCGAAGACCAGCAGCCGCGGGTGCGGCGCGAAGGCCCACACGAACACCCGCAGGCCCTCGCCCCGGCGCTCCCCGTCGGGTCCGTAGGTCAGGGTGGCGTTCGTCCCCGACGCGAGCAGCCCCAGGGCGTCGTCCCGGACGGCGTCGTCGGCCCGCGCCGACCCGATGGTCCCCGACGTTCGGGTCCCCCGATCCGAACGGCCACCACGTGCAAGGTCGGGGACCAGCGCGCCGTCCGGTCGTACGACGAGCCGCCGCCCCACCCACTCCGGGTCGGGGTGCTCGACCACGGTGGCGAGCGCGACCGGCCGACCGGCCGCGACGTCGGCGGCGATCTCGCCCAGCTCGGGGAAGGTCTCGCGCGAGACCCGCTCGACGTACACGTCGAGGATCCCGCCGCAGGTCAGGCCGACGGCGAACGCGTCGTCGTCGGAGACGCCGTACCGCTCCAGGGCGGGCGCACCGGAGGCCACCACCTCGCCGGCGAGCTCGTAGACCGCCCCCTCGACGCACCCCCCGGAGACCGACCCGACGGCCGAGTCGTCGGGGCCGACCAGCATCGAGGCACCGGCCGGGCGCGGCGCGGACCGGAAGGTCGCGACCACGGTCGCCACCCCCACCGTCTCGCCGGCCTCCCACCAGGCCAGCAGCTCGGGCAGCACGTCACGCACGGGCGACCACCTCCACCAGCTCGGCGTACGTCGCCAGCGAGTGGCCCGCGACGAAGTCGTCGACGTGCGGCAGCACCGCGACGATGCCCTGCTGGACCGGCTCGTAGCCGGCCTTGCCGCGGTGCGGGTTGACCCAGACCACCCGGTGCGCGATCCGGCGCAGCCCCGCGACCTGGGCGGCGAGCTCGGTGGTGCCGCCGCGCTCCCAGCCGTCGCTGAAGATCACCACGACCGCGCCGCGAGCGGTGCCGCGCCGGCCCCATCGGTCCACGAAGGAGTGCAGCGTCTCCCCCAGCCGGGTGCCGCCGGACCAGTCCGGCACCGTCCGCCCCGCGGCGACGAGCGCCCGCTCGGGGTCGCGCAGCCGCAGCGCGCGGGTGACGTGGGTCAGCCGGGTGCCGAGCGTGAACGTCTCGACCGATCCGGGCGCGGCCTGGGTGAAGCGGTGCGCGAGCCGCAGCAGCGCGTCGGCGTACCCGCTCATCGAGCCGGAGACGTCGACCAGCAGCACCACCCGGCGCGGCTTGCGGCCACGGCGGCGCCAGGCGATCTCGGCCGGCTCGCCCATCCGCCGCAGGCTGGCGCGCAGGGTGCGGGAGGCGTCGACGTCGCCGCGGTGCCACGCCCGGTGCCGAGCGGTACGACGCAGCGGAACCCGCGGCCGGAGCGTGCCGAACAGGGCGGCCAGCCGCTGCCGCTCGGCCGGCGAGAGGGTGGCGACGTCGCGGTGCCGGAGCACCTCCAGCTCGCTGGCCCGGGCGCGGACGACCTCGGGGTCGGTCTCGCCCTCGCCGTCATCGTCGCCGTCGGTCTCGGGCAGATCGGTGAAGCTCGGCGCGACCGGCTGCGGGGGCCGCGGTAGCGGGAGCCCGTCGCGGGAGCCGAACCAGGCCTCGAAGACCTGGTCGTAGCGGGCCAGGTCGTCCGGGCTGCCGCAGAGCGTGGCCCGCCCGGCGACGTACGTGGCGCCCGGGTCGCCGAGCCCGACCAGCGCCGCTGCCTCGAGGAACCCCTGGGCCCGGTCCTGGGTCACCGGCACCCCGGCGGCCCGCAGCGCCCGGGCGAACCCGAGCAGCACCTCGTCGGCCTCGTGGGTCGACCCGTCGATCCTGCCGCGACACGCCGCAGAATCCGCCGAGCCAGTGACGGGTCGGCTCATGGGGTGAGCATCCGATCGAGGGCGGTGCGGACCCGGTCGGCGTCCTCGCGGTACTTCACCAGCGCCCCCAGGGTCCGGGCCGCGGTCTCCAGGTCCAGGTCGACGGTGCCGAGGTGGTGCAGCGCCCGCGCCCAGTCGAGGGTCTCGGCGACCCCGGGCGGCTTGAGCAGGTCGCCGCCGGCCCGGAGCTGCTGCACGACGCCCACCACCTGGGCCGCCAGGGTCGCTGAGACCTCGGGCGCCCGGGAGCGGACGATCTCGACCTCGCGGGCCAGGCCCGGGTGGTCGATCCAGTGGTAGAGGCAGCGCCGCTTCAGCGCGTCGTGCAGCTCGCGGGTGCGGTTGCTGGTCAGCACGACGTACGGCGGGGTCGCGGCCCGGACGGTCCCGAGCTCGGGGATCGTCACCTGGTAGGTCGAGAGCACCTCCAGCAGGAACGCCTCGAACTCGTCGTCGGCCCGGTCGACCTCGTCGACCAGCAGCACCGCCGGCGCCTGCTGCAGCGCGGCCAGCACCGGGCGCGCGAGCAGGAAGCGCTCGTCGTACAGGCTCTTCTCGGCCTCCTCCAGCTCCGCGCCTCCGGCCGCCTCGAGCGCGCGCAGGTGCAGGATCTGCCGCGGGAAGTCCCAGTCGTAGAGCGCCTGGGTGGCGTCGATGCCCTCGTAGCACTGCAGCCGCACCAGCGGGACGCCGAGCGTCTCGGCCAGCGCCTCGGCCAGCGCGGTCTTGCCGGTGCCGGGCTCGCCCTCGAGCAGCAGCGGGCGCTCCATCCGCAGCGCCAGGAACGCCACCGTGGCCAGCGCGTCGTCGCACAGGTAACCGGTCGCGCCCAGTCGCTCGGCCACCTCCGCGGCGCTGCCCAGGGCCTCCATGTGATCCAGGCTACTGACCGGCCCGTTGGCCCCGGGTTGGCATCATCGGATTCGTGGCCGACCCGTTGGAGCAGACCATCCTGGACCTGCTCGACCAGCGTGCCCCGGGCGCCACGATCTGTCCCTCCGACGCCGCCCGGGCGGCCGCTCCCGACGACTGGCGACCGCTCATGCAGCCGGTCCGCGACGCCGCGGCCCGGCTCGCGACCGCCGGTCTGGTCGAGGTCACCCAGGGCGGCGCGGTCGTGGACGTGGCGACCGCCCGCGGTCCGGTGCGGATCCGCCGCCCCGAGTGACCCCACGTCTCACAGGGGGCGGTCCACGTCCTGCCCTCGGGCCAGGTCGCCGCACTCGACGAGCAGTACGTCGTGAGCGTGCAGGTAGTCGCGCGCGCCCTGGTCGCCGGCGGCCGTCCCGGCCGCCTCGTCCCAGTGCTCGCGCCCGAGCAGCACCGGGTGCCCGGGGAGTCCGTCGTACGCCGCCCGCGCCAGCGAGCCCGGCCCGGTGCCGGACGCGAGCACCCGGGCGACGACCTGGGCAGTGACGTCGGGCAGGTCGACCAGGTGCACCAGGGCCGCGTCGACCTCTCCGAGCGACGCCAGGCCCGCCCGCAGGGAGGCCGACATCCCCGATGCCCAGTCGTGCGCGACCACGACGTCGGCGCCGCGGCCGTCGAGCAGCAGCACGGCCTCCTCGACGGCGGCTCCCAGCACGACTGTCACCTGCTCGCAGCCGCCGTCGTGAAGCACGTCGACGGAGCGGGCGAGCCAGGGCTCACCCGCTCCGTCGACGACCAGCGCCTTCGGCAGGCCCATCCGGGAGCCGGCTCCCGCGGCGAGCAGGAGCCCGTGCACGCTCATCCGCCGAAGGCGTCGGCGTACAGCTTCTCCAGCTCCGGGGTCGCCGGTCCGCTGAACCCGCAGACGGTGACCTGGCCGTCGGTCGCGGAGACCAGGTAGGTCCCGCCGACCTGGAAGTCGACCGCGCCGATCAGGTTCGTCAGCTGCTCCGCCGGCGCGTCGACCTCGACCTGATCGGCCTCGTCGCCGGCGTAGAACGTGGTCGGGGTCAGCACCACGGTGCCGTCGGCGATCGACTCGACCGTGCCCGCGAACGCCAGCTGCTGCTGGGACAGCACCTCCGCCGACGGCACCATGCACCGGCCGGTGGACCCGGCGGGCGCCCGCAGGCTGATCACGACGGGGTCACTCCCGTCCGCGCCCGTGCCGCCCTCGGCGATCGGCGGCGCGGTGCTGTCGTCGTCGGTCCCGGTCAGCGTGAAGATCCCCACTCCCGCGATGACCAGCGCGGCGGCCGCCGCGACGAGCCAGGTGAGCGGGTTGCGGCCGTGTGTGCCGGTCCGGCGCTCGGGGACCAGGGTGTCGGTGTCGTGGCTCATGATGTCCTCCAGGAGTCGGGCCACCCCGTCGGGGTCGGCCGGGCCGAGGGAGGCAGCCGGGTCGACGGCACGCAGTCGTGCGCGCAGGGCGTCGTCCCGATCGATGTCGTGCGAGTCGGTCATGGCCTTCTCCCCTCTCTCGACTCCTCATGTCCGGCAGTCCGGTCGATCTTTCGCTCGTCCTTCCTGAGGCGATCGGCGAGATTCTGCCGGGCCCGGTGCAGCCGGATGCTGGCGGCGTTCGGGGTGATGCCGAGCACGACCGCGATCTCGCCGGGCGTGAGCTCCTCCCAGGCCCACAGCCGCAGCAGCTCGGCCTCCGCGGGACGGAGCTCGGCCAGGGCGGCGATCACCGCATCGTCGCCGGGCACCTCGGCCGGGTCGGGTACGACGTCGGGCGGCGTGGTGCTCGCGATCCTGGCGGCCAGCCGTCGCTGCCGCCGATGGCCCCGCTCGGCGTTGGCCAGACAGTTGCGCGCGACGCCGTACGCCCACGGGAGCGGGTCGGCGGGGATCTGGTCGATGCGCCGCCAGCACACCAGCAGGGTGTCGGCGAGGACGTCGTCGGCGGTCGCGGGGTCGGTGCGCCGCACCACGAACCGGCGCAGCGGCTCGGTCAGCTCGCGCGCCAGCTCCTCGAAGTGCCGTCGGCGCTCCTGGTCGTCCACGTCCACCCTTTCGCCTCGCCCGCCACGAGATGTTCCGAGTACCCGCGGGCGGTCCCGTCCAGCCGGGAGCCTGCCCAGCCTCTCAAATGCCGGAAGGCCCCGGACCCTCGCGGGTCCGAGGCCTCCTCGGTTGGTGCGGTGCTGCTGCGCTTGCGTGAGCTGGATCTCGGTCTCGATACGCGCCGCGCGTCCCTCGCTTCGCTCGGTCCGTGCCGGCGCTACTCGACCTGATCGACCACGCTGCCCGCGACTTCGCCGCGGCAGCTGTCGATCAGAAGTCCATGCCGCCCATGCCGCCGGTCGGGTCGCCGCCCATGGGCGCCGCCTTCTCCGGCTTGTCGGCCACGACGACCTCGGTGGTGAGGAACAGCGCGGCGATCGACGCGGCGTTCTGCAGCGCCGAGCGGGTGACCTTCGCCGGGTCGATGATGCCCTCGGCGATCATGTCGACGTACTCGCCGGTCGCGGCGTTGAGGCCCTGACCGGCGGGGAGGCCGGAGACCTTCTCAGCCACGACGCCGCCCTCGAGGCCGGCGTTGATCGCGATCTGCTTCAGCGGGGCCGAGGTGGCCACGCGGACGATGTTGGCACCGGTGGCCTCGTCGCCCACCAGGTCCAGCTTGTCGAACGCGGTGGCCGCAGCCTGCACCAGGGCCACGCCGCCGCCGGCGACGATGCCCTCCTCGACGGCCGCCTTCGCGTTGCGAACGGCGTCCTCGATGCGGTGCTTGCGCTCCTTGAGCTCCACCTCGGTGGCCGCGCCGACCTTGATGACGGCCACGCCGCCGGCCAGCTTGGCGAGGCGCTCCTGGAGCTTCTCGCGGTCGTAGTCGGAGTCCGACTTCTCGATCTCGGCGCGGATCTGGTTGACCCGACCCTCGATCTGGGCCGCGTCGCCGGCACCCTCGACGATGGTGGTCTCGTCCTTGGTGATGACGACCTTGCGGGCCTGGCCGAGCAGCTCGATGCCGGTCGTCTCGAGCTTGAGGCCGACCTCCTCCGAGATGACCTGGCCGCCGGACAGGATCGCGATGTCCTGCAGCATGGCCTTGCGGCGGTCGCCGAAGCCCGGGGCCTTGACGGCGACGGACTTGAACGTGCCACGGATCTTGTTGACGACCAGCGTGGACAGAGCCTCGCCGTCGACGTCCTCGGCGATGATCAGCAGCGGCTTGCCGGACTGCATGACCTTCTCGAGCAGCGGCAGCAGGTCCTTGACATTCGAGACCTTCGAGTTGGCCAGGAGGATGTAGGGGTCCTCCAGGACCGTCTCCATGCGCTCCGGGTCGGTCACGAAGTAGGCCGAGATGTAGCCCTTGTCGAACCGCATGCCCTCGGTGAGCTCGAGGTCGATGCCGAAGGTGTTCGACTCCTCGACGGTGATGACGCCTTCCTTGCCGACCTTGTCCATCGCCTCGGCGATGGCGTCACCGACGGTGGTGTCGCCACCGGCGGAGATGGTGGCGGTGGCGGCGATCTGCTCGCGGGTCTCGACGTCCTTGGCCATGCCGAGCAGCTGCTCGGAGACGGCGGTGACGGCGGCCTCGATGCCGCGCTTGAGACCCATCGGGTTCGCGCCGGCGGCAACGTTGCGCAGGCCCTCGCGGACCATCGCCTGAGCCAGCACGGTGGCGGTGGTGGTGCCGTCGCCCGCGACGTCGTCGGTCTTCTTGGCGACCTCCTTGACGAGCTCGGCACCGATCTTCTCGTACGGGTCCTCGAGCTCGATCTCCTTGGCGATGCTCACACCGTCGTTGGTGATCGTGGGGGCGCCCCACTTCTTCTCCAGGACGACGTTGCGACCCTTGGGACCGAGGGTGACCTTGACGGCGTCGGCGAGCGTGTTCATGCCACGCTCGAGGCCGCGTCGGGCTTCCTCGTTGAAAGCAATCAGCTTGGGCATAACTCCTGCGATTCCTCACGCTTAGAGTTGTGGATCCGGTCCGGTGGGTTGCCCGCGACGGACGATCCTGCGACCCGGCGAACCCTTTCTCGCCGACGCATGGACCTCAACTGGCACCGATCCGGTTTGTCACTCTCATGGTAAGAGTGCCAACCCAATGTTTAGCACTCGACCCCTGCGAGTGCAAGAAACTCCGGGCGCCCGAGGCTCAGAGGCGAGCCTGCACCGCGTCCGCGAAAGGCACGGCGTTGCCCGGGATCACGTCGAGGTAGAGCCCCGGTTCGGTGATCTCGACCTCGCTGACGACGAGGCGGCCGTCGTACCGCATCAGGTCGACGCGGCCGTACGACAGGTCGGTGCCGAGCAGCTCCTCGACCGCCCGCACGGTGGCGACGGCGACCTCCGCCGCGACCGGGTCGAGGTCGGCGATCATCGAGCTGCCGCCGTACTCCTCGTGCACGCGGACGTCGCCGACGGCGGCGACCTTGCGCACCTGGCTGACCGCGCGGCCGTCGAGGACGAAGACCGAGTGCTCGCCCTCGCTGTGCACCGACTCGACGACCGGCTGGCCGAGCCAGGGACCACCGGGCGAGGTCGGCTCCCAGGCGTCGGCATCGGCGACGACGAGCAGGCCGCGGCCGCCGGCGGCGACCCGCGGCTTCACGACCGCGCGGCCGAACCGCGCCACGACCGCCCGCACGTCGTCGCGACCGTCGACCAGCACGCTCGGGACGACGGGTACGCCGCACTCGGCGAGCTCGACGAGGTAGCGCTTGTCGGTGTTCCAGCGGAAGACCGCAGAGCCGTTGAGCAGCACCGGGCCGGCCGCCTCGACCGACTCGGCCCACTCCAGGAACTCCGCCAGCCGGCCCTCGTAGTCCCAGGTCGCGCGGGCCGCGACCACCCCGGCGTCCGACCAGTCGACGTCGGCGTCGTCCCAGCGGACCCAGCGACTGGAGATGCCGCGGCGGGCGAGCTCCAGGTCCAGCACGGCGTGGCCGGGCTCGCCGTGGGGCATCGCGGAGAAGGTGGTCAGCAGCACGTCGGGCACGGGTGGGGACGCTACGGCACCCTCGGTGAAACCCGGGTTTCATCGCCCGGCACCTCGCCCCTCTCACTGGCACCGTCCGGGAGGCTGTGGCCGAACGGCACCCGGTCGTGCACCCCGAGCGCGGCCAGCACCGACGGCAGCATCGCCCGCGCGGTCCGCTGGTAGCCCAGCGAGCTGGGGTGGAACCGGTCCAGGCTGAACATCTCGTCGGGGTTGGTGATGAAGAACGGCCCGACAACGTGCGCCAGCGAGACCACGTGCGCCCCGGCTCGGAGCGCGCCCGCGCGCTGGGCGGTGGCCAGCTGTCGCGAGGCCCGCGAGCCGAGGGCCCGCAGCGGCTGCGGGACCGGTCTGAGCGCGCCGAGGTCGGGGCAGGTGCCGACCACGACCGCCGTGCCCCGCGCCCGCAGCCGGGCGATCGCGGCCTCCAGGTCGCGCACCGAGTCGGCGACCGGCACCCGGTGGGTGACGTCGTTGCCGCCGACGACGATCACCGCGACGTCGGCGGCGTACGACGCGGGCAGCCGGTCGAGCTGTCCGGCGATCGCCGAGGTCTCCGCACCGACGACCGCGACCGTCCGCAGCCGGACCGACCGCTGGGTCCGCTTCGCGAGCTGCCGGGCCAGTCGGCCGCCGAGGGTCTCCTTGGGCCGCTCCGCACCGAGGCCCGCGGCGATGGAGTCACCCACGAGCAGCAGGTCGACGGGGTCGCCGTACCTCTTCCGCCAGGTCCGGTCGGCGTCGAGGGCGTGATCGCCGTGCGGCTTGCCGATGATCGCGCGCGCCTTCGCCGCCTGGGCGCGCAGCAGCTGGCGCGAGCCGACGACGAAGCCGAGGCCGAGCAGGGCGACGCCCCCGGAGGCGGTGACGGTGACGCGGGCGGCGCGGGAGGTGGTCATGGGAAGGTCCAATCACGCCCACCTGAACGGATTCCTGCGGGGAGGTGTCGATTCGGGTCGACCTGGGCCGTCACCACGGTGACACACTCACCATCACCTCCAGTCGAGGAGAGGACCCGCCATGACCGAGTACGTCGTGCTGCTGCCCGGCGACGAGAGCACCTGGGAGAGCGCCACCCCGGAGGAACGGGCCGCCACCTACGCGCGGCACGAGGAGTTCTCCCTGCTCCTCGAGAAGCGCGGCCACCGGATCACCGGCGGCTCCGAACTCACCCACTCCCGGACCGCGAAGGTGGTCCGTCGTACCCCCGACGGCGGCCACGCCGTCACCGACGGGCCGTACGCCGAGGCGGTGGAGCAGCTCTCCGGCTTCTACCTCGTCGAGAGCGACGACCTCGACGACCTGCTCGAGATCTGCGCCGTGCTGGCGTCGGTCGAGGAGGGCGTCGAGGTGCGGGCGACCGTCGACCACAGCGGGGACGCCCCATGAGGTTCGTGCTGCTGATGGCCGAGGAGGACCACTACGAGAAGTGGCACCGGATCGGCGACGCCGAGCGGGCGGCGGTCTTCGCGGCGTTCGCGGCGTTCTCCGCGGCCGTGTCCGAGCGCGGCACGGTGGTGAGCGGCGAGGGGCTGGCCGCGCCGTCCGAGGCCGTCACCCTGCGGCCGGGCCCGGACCGCGCCGTCACCGCCGGGCCGTACGCCGAGACCGCCGAGCAGGTGGGTGGGCTGTGGATCGTCGACCTCCCCGACCTCGGGACCACGCTGGAGCTCGCCCGACTGCTGCCCGAGTCGTTCTCGGTCGAGGTGCGTCCCACGACCGATGGCTGACGGGGTGGCGGACCCGGGATCCGACCCGGGGTCGCTGCTGCGTGAGGAGTGGGGCCGGCTGCTGGCCCTGCTCGTCGCGCAGTACCGCCGCCTGGACCTCGCCGAGGACGCGCTCGGTGACGCGTTCGAGGCGGCGGCGCGGACCTGGACCCCGGCCTCCACACCCGACAACCCGGCGGCCTGGCTGCTGACCGCGGCCCGGCGACGGGTGCTCGACCGGCTGCGCGCGGAGGCGGTGGCGGCCCGGAAGATGCCGCTGCTGGCGGTCGAGGCGTCGGTGCAGGAGCACGCGCAACGGGTGCTGGTCGACGCCGGGGAGGCCGTCACCGACGAACGGCTGCGACTGGTCCTGCTCTGTGCCCACCCGCGCCTGTCCCGCGAGGCCGCCGCGGCGCTGACCCTGCGCCTGGTGCTCGGCGTGCCGACCGAGGACGTCGCCCGACTGTTCCTGGTGCCGACGTCGACCATGGCCGCGCGACTCACCCGGGCGCGCCGGAAGCTGGCGGACGCGCGGTTCGTCGTCCCGGCCGGGGCCGAGCTGACCGAGCGGGTCGGCGTGGTCGCGGACGTGTCCTACCTGGCCTTCACCAGCGGCTACGCCCCCGGGTCGGGCGCCGACGTGCTCCGCGCCGACGTGGCGGCGGAGGCCATCCGGCTGGTGCGGGTGCTGCGGTCGCTGCTGCCCGCCGGCTCCTCCTGGCCGGAGCTCGACGCACTGCTCGCCCTGATGCTGCTGCAGCACTCCCGGCGCGACGCCCGGGTCGTCGACGGGCGGCTGGTGCTGCTCCCCGACCAGGACCGCTCCCGGTGGCACCACGCGGAGGCGCTGGAGGCGCTGGACCTGCTCCGCCCGCTGGTGGGCGCGCCGCCCGCGCCGTACCTCCTGCAGGCGCTGGTGGCCGCCGAGCACGCCGTCGCACCGACGCCCGCGGCGACCGCGTGGGACCGAATCGTGGCGCGGTACGACGAGCTGCTGGCCCTCGGCGACTCGCCCGTGGTCCGGCTCAACCGGGCCGTCGCCGTCGCCGAACGGGACGGGCCGGACGCCGGCCTGGCCGCCCTGGACGGCGTCGCCCTCGGCGGGCACCGACTGCCGGCCGTCTGTGCCGAGCTGTTGGCCCGGATCGGCCGCCGCGACGACGCGCTGCGGGCCTTCGACGCCGCTCTGGCGCTGTGCGGCAACGAGGCCGAGTCGGCGCACCTGCGGACACGGCGGGCGGCGCTGTGACATCGTGCGGCTCCCCTCACAAGGAGTTCGCGTGCGTCGTCTCGTCCTGCTGTTGGTCGCCTTCGTGATGGCCTTCCCTGCTCCCGGGGCACTCGCCCAGGCGCCCGTCGCCGACCGCCGCGCTCCCGGCTGGGCGCCGTACGTCGGTGCCACCGACCTCATCGAGTTCACGGTGACGGCGCGCTCGCGCGTGACCTTCGTGATCTCGGCAGGCTGGCCATCCACCTGGTCTGCCGGGCCCGAGGACCGGACGTACGACGTGCAGGTCCGGCGCGCCAGCATGCTCGCCGCGAAGCCGCCCGCGTGGCGCTCGCGGTGGACCGGATCGACCGTGGAGCGACGGCGGATGGGCATCCGCGGCGGTCAGGCGCTCTGCGTGAGGGTCCGCCAGCACTCCTACGGCCAGACCAGCGCCTGGTCGAGTCCCGCGTGCGTCGTGCGCGGACGCGATGACTCGCGGGTCCGGCGCGCCGGGCCCATGCACGTCGAGCGCGATACCGCCTTCCCCGATCGCCGGGCCACGAGCCTCGATCCGGGCGCCACGCTCCGGCTGCGCGGAGTCCCGAAGGGTGCGCGGTACGGCGTGGTCTTCACCGACGTGGACGACGGTCGCAGCGACCCCATGTTCCGGCTCGCGGGCGTGAGCCAGCCGATGGGCTGGTCCGGCGGATACGGCGCGCACGGTCTGCACTGGCAGGTGCGACCCGCCCCGCGTGGCGGGACGCTGCAGGTCGATGCCGAGTGGGGCACCACCCTGCCGGTCGGAGCGCTCATCGTCATCCCACGCTGGGTGCAGTGAGCAGCGCCGACCGCTGCCGCGTCACCGGCGAGGCCGGCTGGCGCTGGGTGCTCGACCAGGTGCGGTACGACGACGGCGGACCCTGGATCCCCGAGTACGGCGACGGCGGGCCGCCCGAGGCGGCGTACCGGTTCGGGACGCACAGCGGGACGGGCGGGCTGGCGCTCGCCCTTGGTGTCGTGGCGACGACCCGGGACTGGACCGAGGAGGAGGCGCGGCTGG encodes the following:
- the groL gene encoding chaperonin GroEL (60 kDa chaperone family; promotes refolding of misfolded polypeptides especially under stressful conditions; forms two stacked rings of heptamers to form a barrel-shaped 14mer; ends can be capped by GroES; misfolded proteins enter the barrel where they are refolded when GroES binds), which produces MPKLIAFNEEARRGLERGMNTLADAVKVTLGPKGRNVVLEKKWGAPTITNDGVSIAKEIELEDPYEKIGAELVKEVAKKTDDVAGDGTTTATVLAQAMVREGLRNVAAGANPMGLKRGIEAAVTAVSEQLLGMAKDVETREQIAATATISAGGDTTVGDAIAEAMDKVGKEGVITVEESNTFGIDLELTEGMRFDKGYISAYFVTDPERMETVLEDPYILLANSKVSNVKDLLPLLEKVMQSGKPLLIIAEDVDGEALSTLVVNKIRGTFKSVAVKAPGFGDRRKAMLQDIAILSGGQVISEEVGLKLETTGIELLGQARKVVITKDETTIVEGAGDAAQIEGRVNQIRAEIEKSDSDYDREKLQERLAKLAGGVAVIKVGAATEVELKERKHRIEDAVRNAKAAVEEGIVAGGGVALVQAAATAFDKLDLVGDEATGANIVRVATSAPLKQIAINAGLEGGVVAEKVSGLPAGQGLNAATGEYVDMIAEGIIDPAKVTRSALQNAASIAALFLTTEVVVADKPEKAAPMGGDPTGGMGGMDF
- a CDS encoding SGNH/GDSL hydrolase family protein, with the protein product MTTSRAARVTVTASGGVALLGLGFVVGSRQLLRAQAAKARAIIGKPHGDHALDADRTWRKRYGDPVDLLLVGDSIAAGLGAERPKETLGGRLARQLAKRTQRSVRLRTVAVVGAETSAIAGQLDRLPASYAADVAVIVVGGNDVTHRVPVADSVRDLEAAIARLRARGTAVVVGTCPDLGALRPVPQPLRALGSRASRQLATAQRAGALRAGAHVVSLAHVVGPFFITNPDEMFSLDRFHPSSLGYQRTARAMLPSVLAALGVHDRVPFGHSLPDGASERGEVPGDETRVSPRVP
- a CDS encoding YciI family protein, with translation MTEYVVLLPGDESTWESATPEERAATYARHEEFSLLLEKRGHRITGGSELTHSRTAKVVRRTPDGGHAVTDGPYAEAVEQLSGFYLVESDDLDDLLEICAVLASVEEGVEVRATVDHSGDAP
- a CDS encoding YciI family protein, with amino-acid sequence MRFVLLMAEEDHYEKWHRIGDAERAAVFAAFAAFSAAVSERGTVVSGEGLAAPSEAVTLRPGPDRAVTAGPYAETAEQVGGLWIVDLPDLGTTLELARLLPESFSVEVRPTTDG
- a CDS encoding DUF6596 domain-containing protein, with amino-acid sequence MADGVADPGSDPGSLLREEWGRLLALLVAQYRRLDLAEDALGDAFEAAARTWTPASTPDNPAAWLLTAARRRVLDRLRAEAVAARKMPLLAVEASVQEHAQRVLVDAGEAVTDERLRLVLLCAHPRLSREAAAALTLRLVLGVPTEDVARLFLVPTSTMAARLTRARRKLADARFVVPAGAELTERVGVVADVSYLAFTSGYAPGSGADVLRADVAAEAIRLVRVLRSLLPAGSSWPELDALLALMLLQHSRRDARVVDGRLVLLPDQDRSRWHHAEALEALDLLRPLVGAPPAPYLLQALVAAEHAVAPTPAATAWDRIVARYDELLALGDSPVVRLNRAVAVAERDGPDAGLAALDGVALGGHRLPAVCAELLARIGRRDDALRAFDAALALCGNEAESAHLRTRRAAL